From one Mesomycoplasma ovipneumoniae genomic stretch:
- the gmk gene encoding guanylate kinase, with protein sequence MKQKMNKLIVISGPSGVGKGTIESILLKNKKLPIKLAISATTRQKRANEIDGVSYFFLDHETFKEKIKNNEFIEWSCHLDNYYGTLESQIQYIQDQNFIPLLEIDTNGAKNIIENYKKNNQLDKILTIFILPPSLEVLKSRIKNRLTETSSQIDLRLKKAESEIKIKDLFKFQVVNDNLEQCVDEIEKIITTEIKEL encoded by the coding sequence ATGAAGCAAAAGATGAATAAACTAATTGTAATTTCCGGTCCTTCAGGTGTTGGCAAAGGGACAATTGAGTCAATTTTATTAAAAAACAAAAAATTGCCTATAAAACTTGCAATTTCTGCAACAACCAGGCAAAAGCGAGCTAATGAAATTGACGGTGTGAGTTATTTTTTTTTAGACCACGAAACTTTTAAAGAAAAAATCAAAAATAATGAATTTATTGAGTGAAGTTGTCATCTTGATAACTATTATGGAACTTTGGAGTCACAAATTCAATATATTCAAGATCAAAATTTCATTCCCTTATTAGAAATTGACACAAATGGTGCTAAAAATATTATTGAAAACTATAAGAAAAATAACCAATTAGATAAAATTTTAACCATTTTTATTTTGCCTCCCTCGCTTGAAGTTCTAAAAAGTAGAATCAAAAATAGACTAACAGAGACATCAAGTCAAATTGATCTTCGACTTAAAAAGGCTGAATCTGAAATTAAAATTAAGGATTTATTCAAGTTTCAAGTTGTAAATGACAATTTAGAACAATGTGTTGATGAAATTGAAAAAATTATAACAACAGAAATAAAAGAGCTGTAG
- a CDS encoding ribulose-phosphate 3-epimerase, with translation MKKKIISPSLLNVSKNNRLKLVRTFLNLGIKWFHFDFMDGKFVENTAISVSEIKKIVTKSKKFISDAHLMSVDPESQIEELIGYVDFVTIHFESKNYDEIHRIILKYSEKIKIGLAIKPSTKIEEILDFLPKIDLILVMSVEPGKGGQDFIQETYQKISNLAKIIRESNYNILIQVDGGIKDYNAKKVFESGADVIVVGTFLAQKPNKTKIQKLLN, from the coding sequence ATGAAAAAAAAGATTATTAGTCCCTCACTTTTGAATGTTAGTAAAAATAACCGTCTAAAATTAGTTAGAACCTTTTTGAATCTTGGAATAAAATGATTCCATTTTGATTTTATGGACGGCAAATTCGTTGAAAATACAGCAATTTCTGTTTCAGAAATTAAAAAAATTGTCACTAAGTCAAAAAAGTTTATTTCTGATGCTCACTTAATGTCAGTTGATCCTGAAAGTCAAATTGAAGAACTAATTGGCTATGTTGATTTTGTCACAATCCATTTTGAAAGTAAAAATTATGACGAAATTCATAGGATAATTTTAAAATATTCTGAAAAAATTAAGATAGGACTTGCAATAAAACCTTCGACCAAAATTGAAGAAATTTTAGACTTTCTACCCAAAATTGATCTGATTTTGGTAATGTCAGTTGAACCTGGAAAAGGTGGTCAGGATTTTATCCAAGAAACATATCAAAAAATTAGTAACCTAGCAAAAATAATTCGTGAGTCAAATTACAACATTTTAATCCAAGTTGACGGTGGAATTAAAGATTACAATGCAAAAAAAGTCTTTGAATCAGGGGCTGATGTGATTGTTGTAGGAACTTTTCTTGCTCAAAAACCAAATAAAACAAAAATCCAAAAGTTATTAAATTAA
- the eno gene encoding phosphopyruvate hydratase — translation MSKITRIFAREILDSRGNPTIQVEVHTQAGGFGSAIVPSGASTGSREALELRDSNTEYAYNWFGQKGVMTAVNNVNNIIGPEIIGICVKNQRLIDQKMIDLDGTPNKERLGANAILGVSLAVAKAAASELRLPLFRYLGGPNPTLMPVPMLNVINGGEHASNTLDFQEFMIMPLGFSTFRKALQASNKVFHTLAKLLKKSGFGTQVGDEGGFAPNLSSHEHALDFLVEAIKEAGFNPAVDGENAIAISIDAAASEFYDGQKYVFKKLKAASADQENHQKYEFTSEELLDYYRQLFDKYPIISVEDGFAESDWDGFIAFTKRFGQTHQIVGDDLTVTNVKILKEAIKTKAINSILIKLNQIGTLTETLDAIQLAQKSGLTAVISHRSGESEDTTISDLAIAVSSGQIKTGSLSRTDRIAKYNRLLVIEEFLDTYSKSEYTGRDVFYNLKK, via the coding sequence ATGTCAAAAATTACAAGAATTTTTGCAAGAGAAATTCTTGATTCACGGGGAAACCCAACAATTCAAGTTGAGGTTCACACCCAAGCGGGCGGTTTTGGCTCTGCAATTGTTCCATCAGGAGCTTCAACTGGATCAAGAGAAGCGCTTGAATTACGTGATTCAAATACAGAATATGCTTATAATTGATTCGGTCAAAAAGGTGTAATGACCGCAGTTAATAATGTAAATAATATTATTGGTCCTGAAATTATTGGTATTTGTGTTAAAAATCAAAGACTTATTGATCAAAAAATGATCGATTTAGACGGAACTCCAAATAAAGAAAGACTTGGTGCAAATGCAATTTTAGGTGTTTCTTTAGCTGTTGCAAAAGCAGCCGCAAGTGAGTTAAGACTTCCACTTTTCCGTTATTTAGGTGGTCCAAACCCAACTTTAATGCCAGTTCCAATGCTTAACGTGATAAACGGAGGTGAGCATGCTTCAAATACACTTGATTTTCAAGAGTTTATGATTATGCCACTCGGTTTTTCAACATTTAGAAAAGCTTTGCAAGCATCAAATAAAGTATTTCACACTTTAGCAAAACTTCTTAAAAAATCAGGATTTGGAACTCAAGTTGGTGATGAAGGTGGATTTGCCCCTAATTTAAGTTCTCACGAACACGCACTTGATTTCTTAGTTGAAGCAATCAAGGAAGCAGGATTTAATCCGGCTGTTGATGGTGAAAATGCTATTGCAATTTCAATCGATGCCGCTGCTAGTGAATTTTATGATGGTCAAAAATATGTCTTTAAAAAATTAAAAGCTGCTTCTGCTGATCAAGAAAATCACCAAAAATATGAATTTACATCAGAAGAATTGCTTGATTATTACAGACAACTTTTTGATAAATATCCAATAATTTCAGTTGAAGATGGTTTTGCTGAATCAGATTGAGACGGATTTATTGCTTTTACCAAAAGATTTGGACAAACACACCAAATTGTTGGTGATGACTTAACCGTTACAAATGTAAAAATTTTAAAAGAAGCTATCAAAACAAAAGCAATTAATTCCATTTTAATTAAATTAAATCAAATTGGAACACTAACTGAAACACTTGATGCAATTCAACTTGCACAAAAATCAGGACTCACCGCAGTTATTTCACACCGTTCTGGTGAATCTGAAGATACTACAATTTCTGATCTTGCAATCGCAGTTTCATCTGGTCAAATCAAAACAGGATCACTTTCAAGAACTGACCGAATTGCCAAATATAATCGACTTCTAGTAATTGAAGAGTTTTTAGACACATATTCAAAAAGTGAATATACTGGAAGAGACGTTTTTTACAATTTAAAAAAATAA
- the rsgA gene encoding ribosome small subunit-dependent GTPase A: MKGQIVRVIAGFYDVFEPSTQKLYPLLRGSGSLRQKQISPLVGDFVEFDPSGFIKEILPRKNWLKRPKVANIDQALIFVSLKEPNFSPLLLDTFLLMIEFKNISPILIVTKVDLEPDYKNLLLDYQKMGYSIFFINNNKKKIPSDLQEKLKNKLNFVIGQSGVGKTSFINNLFGTQFQVQEISFSLNRGKHTTRVVQIIRKGDFQIVDTPGFSSFNYDEIPKDQIKSSFEIFRQFLPKCKFRTCFHFHEQIENCAVKNAVKDGIISETRYKNYLYLLEKYEKKDY; this comes from the coding sequence ATGAAGGGACAAATTGTTAGAGTTATAGCGGGTTTTTATGATGTTTTTGAACCATCAACTCAAAAACTCTATCCACTTTTGAGAGGGTCTGGATCACTTAGACAAAAACAAATATCTCCTTTAGTTGGAGATTTTGTTGAGTTTGACCCTAGTGGATTTATTAAAGAAATTCTTCCAAGAAAAAACTGACTAAAACGTCCAAAAGTTGCTAATATTGACCAGGCACTTATTTTCGTTTCCCTAAAAGAGCCTAATTTTTCGCCTTTATTACTTGACACTTTTTTGTTAATGATTGAATTTAAAAATATTAGTCCAATTTTGATAGTTACCAAAGTTGATCTTGAACCAGATTATAAAAATTTGTTGCTTGATTATCAAAAAATGGGATATTCTATTTTCTTTATTAATAACAATAAAAAAAAAATTCCTAGCGATTTGCAAGAAAAACTTAAGAATAAACTTAATTTTGTTATCGGGCAAAGTGGAGTTGGGAAAACAAGTTTTATTAACAATTTGTTTGGCACACAATTCCAAGTTCAGGAAATTTCTTTTTCATTAAATCGCGGAAAACACACAACACGAGTTGTCCAAATTATAAGAAAAGGAGACTTTCAGATAGTAGATACGCCCGGATTTTCTAGTTTTAATTATGACGAAATTCCCAAAGATCAAATTAAAAGCTCATTTGAAATTTTTCGCCAGTTTTTGCCTAAATGCAAATTTAGAACATGCTTTCATTTTCATGAGCAAATTGAAAACTGCGCAGTAAAAAATGCTGTAAAAGACGGCATAATTTCAGAAACTAGGTATAAAAATTATCTCTATCTTTTAGAAAAATATGAAAAAAAAGATTATTAG
- the serS gene encoding serine--tRNA ligase, giving the protein MDIRLILNNKSFVEKKLSDRGFDISIIADLYEKAQKRNFLRQEIDELLAEKNKASKQIGLFVRENKDSEDLKNQVSQIKDKLANLETEWQELDNWVSQKILEVPNLPDDSVPFGNSELDNQVIYHWGQPKKIDPKIKPHYEFGKSKDILDFKRAVKISGNRFVIYKNLAAKLVRALINFMIDTHVNSGYQEIVPNTLVLENSLYGTGQLPKFSEDLYSLKNSDLWLIPTAEVPLTNYYQDEIIDLEKPISLVGYSKCYRSEAGSGGKDTRGLIRLHEFHKVELVKITNETDGMKEFDNVVQDAAKILKLLNIPYRAVLLCTGDLGFSSKKTIDLEAWLPSEQTYREVSSISYCGDFQARRAKIRYRDEKNNVYAHTINGSGLAIDRIVAILLEQNQNPDGSWTIPEVLKPYFN; this is encoded by the coding sequence ATGGATATTCGTTTAATTTTAAACAACAAATCTTTTGTTGAAAAAAAATTATCAGACCGTGGTTTTGATATTTCTATAATTGCGGACTTGTATGAAAAAGCCCAAAAACGTAACTTTTTGCGTCAAGAAATTGATGAATTACTAGCGGAAAAAAATAAAGCTAGCAAACAAATAGGCCTTTTTGTCCGCGAAAATAAAGACTCTGAAGATTTGAAAAACCAAGTAAGTCAAATTAAAGACAAACTTGCAAATTTAGAAACAGAATGACAAGAACTTGATAACTGAGTTAGTCAAAAAATTCTTGAAGTGCCAAATCTTCCTGATGATTCAGTTCCTTTTGGAAATTCTGAACTTGATAATCAAGTAATTTATCACTGAGGACAGCCAAAAAAAATTGATCCTAAAATCAAGCCTCACTATGAATTTGGTAAATCTAAAGATATTTTAGATTTTAAACGAGCTGTAAAAATTTCAGGAAATCGCTTTGTAATTTATAAAAATTTAGCGGCTAAATTAGTTCGGGCTTTGATAAATTTTATGATTGACACTCATGTAAATTCAGGTTATCAGGAAATTGTTCCAAATACTTTAGTTCTTGAAAATTCGCTATATGGAACAGGTCAACTTCCGAAATTTTCAGAAGATTTGTATTCTTTAAAAAATTCTGATCTTTGACTAATTCCGACAGCTGAAGTTCCTTTGACAAATTATTACCAAGACGAAATTATTGACTTAGAAAAACCAATTTCGCTTGTTGGTTATAGCAAATGTTATCGATCTGAGGCCGGAAGTGGTGGAAAAGACACAAGAGGTTTGATCCGACTTCATGAATTTCACAAAGTTGAACTTGTTAAAATAACAAATGAAACTGATGGAATGAAAGAATTTGACAATGTTGTTCAAGATGCGGCTAAAATTTTGAAACTACTAAATATTCCTTATCGAGCCGTGCTTTTGTGTACTGGTGATCTTGGATTTTCAAGTAAAAAAACTATTGATTTAGAAGCATGACTTCCATCAGAACAGACGTACCGTGAAGTTTCATCAATTAGTTATTGTGGTGATTTTCAAGCTAGAAGAGCAAAAATTCGCTACCGTGATGAAAAAAATAACGTTTATGCACACACAATTAACGGATCTGGCCTTGCAATTGATAGAATTGTCGCGATTTTACTCGAACAGAATCAAAACCCTGATGGTAGTTGAACAATACCAGAAGTTTTAAAACCTTATTTTAATTAG